The genomic region CGCTTTCCTTCGCGCAGCGCGCCACCCGGCGCACCCTGCTGCACGCCGCCTGCGCCGTGCCGCTGGCCCTGGGCTTTGCAGGCCAGGCCGTCGCGCAAACTGCCGCCAGCAGCTGGCCCAGCAAGACCATCCGTTTCGTGGTGCCCTACCCGCCCGGCGGCCCCACCGACCTGATGGCGCGCATGCTGCAGCCCGAGCTGCAAAGCCGGCTGGGTGTGACGGTGATTGTGGACAACAAGGGCGGCGCGGGTGGCAACACCGGCAGCGCCGAGGTGGCCAAGCAAGCCCCTGCCGACGGTCACACACTGCTGCTGGCAGCCAGCGGCCCCATGGCGGTGAACGCATCGCTGTACAGCAGCATGCCGTTCAACCCGTTGACCGACCTGGCCCCGGTGGTGCAACTGTCCGCCTTTCCGCTGGTGCTCGAAGTGCATCCCTCCCTGGGGGTAAAAACGCTGGCGGAGTTTCTGGCCATGGCCAAAGCGGGCAAGCCGGTGCTCAGCTACGCCTCAGCGGGCAACGGCACACCCCAGCATCTGGCGGGCGAGCTCTTCAACAGCACGCTGGGCGTGAAGCTGGCGCACATCCCGTACCGGGGCGCAGGCCCGGCTCTCAACGATCTGATCGGCGGCCAGGTCAATGTGATGTTTGACATTGTGGGCAGCTCACTGCCCCACATCCAGGCAGGCAAGCTGATACCGCTGGCCGTGACCTCCAGCGAACGCGCCAAGGTGCTACCCAATGTACCCACCTTGGCAGAGGCTGGCGTGCCGGGCTACCAGATCACCGGCTGGCATGGCATTGCCGTGCGGGCAGGCACACCCCAACCCATCGTCGACAAGCTCAACGCCACCGTCAACGCCATCTTCAAGGAGCCCGCATTCCGCGCCAAGTGGGAGGCCATTGGCACCCCCGTGGTGGCGGGCAGCGCTGCAGACTTTGGCGCGCTGATCAAGACCGATGCCCAGCGCCTGGGCAAGCTGGTGCGCGATGCGGGCGTGACGGTGGACTGAGCCGATGGCCGCCAGCCCCATCGCTCAGTAACCCCGCACGGGGTCCACCACCCCGGCAATCGCCTCGCCCCTCTGCAGAGCGCCGATCTTGCGGGCAATCTGGGCAATGCTCTCCTCGCGCAAGGTCCGCGCCGAAGTGTGGGGAGTGATGGTGATCTGGGGGTGGTTCCAGAAGGCGTGCCCCTTGGGCAGCGGCTCGGTGCGGAACACATCCAGCGTGGCACCCGCCACATGGCCGCTGGCAATGGCGGCCAACAGGTCCTCTTCCACCAAGTGTGCACCGCGCGCCACGTTGATCACGTAGGCGCCGGGCTGCAGCCGGGCCAGTGTGTCCTTGTTGATCACGTCGGTGGTGTCAGGCGTGAGGGGCAGCAGGTTGACCAGCACGCGGCTCGCCGCCAGAAAGTCGTTGAATTGCTCTGTGCCGCTAAAGGCCCGCACGCCCTCGATGGCCTTGGGGCTGCGGCTCCAGCCGTTGACAGGAAAGTCGAACTGCGCGAGCGCCTTGGCCACGCGCTCACCCAGCACGCCCAAGCCCATCACACCGATGGGGAAGTCGCTGCGCAGACGTGGTTTGCGGTAGCCCCAGCGCCCGGCGGCCATATCGGCCTCGTAGCCATTGAACTCGCGGAAGTGGCGAATGACGGCGTGGCATACATATTCGGCCATCTGCACGGCCATGCCTGCGTCATCCAGCCGCACCACCCGCGCCTGCGGTGGCAAGCGCAGCTTGAGCAAGGCATCCACCCCGGCACCAATGTTGAACAAGGCCTTGAGGGCTGGTTGCTCATCCATGAACTGTTGGGGCGGCGCCCACACTACGGCGTAATCGGCCTGGGGCGCCCCAGGTTGCCACACGGAAATATCAGCGCCAGGCAGCGCGGCGGACAAGCCCTGGAGCCAGGGCTCGGGCTTGGCATCGGTACAGCAAAAAGTGATTTTCATGGGCACCGAGCGTACCGCTTGCCGCGCGATGGCGCTGTCACCTGCTTCACGCAGCGGCAAGCTTGAGCAGCTCTGCCCCCTCGGTCACTTGGTCGCCAGGGGCGTACAGCAGCTCTTGCACCACCCCATCCGCCGGGGCTGCGATGGTGTGTTCCATCTTCATGGCCTCCATCACCGCCAGTGGTTGACCCTTGGCCACCTTGTCGCCCGCCTTGACAGCGAACGACACCACCTTGCCTGGCATGGGGGCCGTCAGGCGTCCGCCCTCGGCGGCTGATTCGCCGGAATGCGCCAGCAGATCAATGGCCGTGATCTGTGTGGCCCCCAGCGGTGTGAAGATGTGGTCCACCTCGCCCTGCGCATACACAGCAACACGCGTGCGCTGGCCCGCAAACTCCAACTCCACACCCTGCGCCAGCGCTCGGAACTGGAGCAGCCCCGCCACTTGCGCAGCGCCCTCATCCACCGCCAGATGCAGGCTGCCACCGCGCTCATAGGTCAAAAGCGCCTTGGCATGCTGCCCACCAAACTCAAATTCAAAGCGGCGCTGTACCACAGCATGGGAATGGAAACCGTCGCGGCGGCTGAAAGGGTCTGCGCCTTCACTGGCGCGCTCTTTCAGCAAGGTCTGCGCCACCGCTGCGGCCGCTGCCAGCGGCAGGCCCACGGGTTCCTGATGGAACAGCACGGCCTGCTCGCGCTGGATCAGCGCCGTATCGAGCTTGGCCTGGGCAAACGCCTCGGTGCGCGCAACGCGGCGCAAAAACTGCACGTTGGTCGCCAGCCCCACGATGTGAGTCTGCGCCAGTGCCTCGTCCAGCCGCGCCAGTGCCTGCTCGCGCGTGTCGCCGTGCACGATGAGCTTGGCCACCATGGAGTCGTAGAACGGGCTGATGGCATCGCCCTGGCGCACGCCAGAATCCACGCGCACCGAACCCCGCTCGAAGGTCACGCACTCGGGCAAGGCATACACATTCAGCGCGCCGGTGGCGGGCAGGAAGTTGTTGTCGGGGTTCTCGGCGCAGATACGCGCCTCGATGGCATGACCGGTGATACACAGGTCTTCCTGCTTGAGTGGCAGCGGCTCGCCAGATGCCACACGCAGCTGCCACTCCACCAGGTCCAGCCCGGTGATGGCCTCGGTCACGGGATGCTCCACCTGCAGGCGGGTGTTCATCTCCATGAAGTAGAACTTCATCTGGTCGGGCCGCTCGTAGCCGCCCGGCTGCTCCACGATGAATTCCACCGTGCCCGCGCCCACGTAGTTCACCGCCTTGGCGGCGGCCACGGCGGCCTCGCCCATGCGGGCGCGCAGCTCGGGCGTCATGCCAGGGGCAGGGGCTTCTTCCAGCACCTTCTGGTGGCGGCGCTGCACCGAGCAGTCTCGCTCGAACAGGTACACACAATTGCCGTGCGTGTCGCCAAACACCTGGATCTCGATGTGGCGGGGACGCTGCACGTACTTTTCGACCAGCACTGCATCGTCGCCAAAGCTGTTGATGGCCTCGCGCTTGCAAGATTCGAGCGCGGCAGCGAAGTCCTCGCTCTTGTCCACCGCCCGCATGCCCTTGCCGCCGCCGCCTGCGCTGGCCTTGATGAGCACGGGGTAGCCGATGCGGTCGGCCTCGCGCTGCAGCAGCGTCGGGTCCTGGTCGCTGCCGTGGTAGCCGGGCACCAAGGGCACACCCGCCTTTTCCATGAGCTGCTTGGACTCGGCCTTGAGCCCCATGTCCTTGATGGCCGAGGCGGGCGGGCCGATGAAAACCAGGCCCGCCGCTGCGCAAGCCTGTGCGAAGTCTTCGTTCTCGCTCAGGAAGCCGTAGCCGGGGTGGATGGCCTGTGCGCCTGTGGATTTGGCCGCCTCAATGATGCGCTCCCAGCGCAGGTAGCTGTCTTTGGGCGCGCTGCCGCCGATGTGCACGGCTTCGTCACACACGGCGACATGTTTGGCATTGGCGTCGGCATCGGAATACACCGCAACGGTCTTCACGCCCAGGCGCTTGGCGGTGGCGGCGACACGGCAGGCGATCTCGCCGCGATTAGCGATCAGTATTTTTTTGAACATTTAAGCCACCTTGGCAGAACCAGAAAAGAAAGAAGACAAGCGCCGCAGCACGGCGCGCAGAAACTTGAACAGCACCACCAGCAGCAGCGCAGACACCACCACCATCACGACCAGTGCGATACCAAACGCCACTGGGTGCTGGGTGGCCAGCCACACCACCGCCACCACCAGGCCATCTTCCAAGAACGACAAGCCCCAGTTCGAAAAGGGTTCTGGCGAGGTGTTCACCGCCGCCCGCGTGGTCATCTTGGTGGCCAGCGCGGTGGCCGAGAGTGAGCCCCCCAGTAACCCCGCCACCACAGCCATCGTGGCGTTGTCGGCGCCGAACACGCCATAAGCCAAAGCCGCCCCGGCTGGCACGCGGATGAAGGCATTCAACGCATCCCACACGCTGTCCACCCAAGGCACCTTGTCAGCAAAGAACTCCACCACCAGCAGCGCGCCACTCACCATCAGCACCAGAGGGCTTTGCAGCACAGCCAGGCCTGGCGGCAGGGGCATCCAGCCCAGCACGCCCATCATTCCCACCAGAAACACCACGGCATACAAGCGGAACCCGCTGGCCCAGCCCAGGGCCGCAGC from Acidovorax sp. DW039 harbors:
- a CDS encoding acetyl/propionyl/methylcrotonyl-CoA carboxylase subunit alpha encodes the protein MFKKILIANRGEIACRVAATAKRLGVKTVAVYSDADANAKHVAVCDEAVHIGGSAPKDSYLRWERIIEAAKSTGAQAIHPGYGFLSENEDFAQACAAAGLVFIGPPASAIKDMGLKAESKQLMEKAGVPLVPGYHGSDQDPTLLQREADRIGYPVLIKASAGGGGKGMRAVDKSEDFAAALESCKREAINSFGDDAVLVEKYVQRPRHIEIQVFGDTHGNCVYLFERDCSVQRRHQKVLEEAPAPGMTPELRARMGEAAVAAAKAVNYVGAGTVEFIVEQPGGYERPDQMKFYFMEMNTRLQVEHPVTEAITGLDLVEWQLRVASGEPLPLKQEDLCITGHAIEARICAENPDNNFLPATGALNVYALPECVTFERGSVRVDSGVRQGDAISPFYDSMVAKLIVHGDTREQALARLDEALAQTHIVGLATNVQFLRRVARTEAFAQAKLDTALIQREQAVLFHQEPVGLPLAAAAAVAQTLLKERASEGADPFSRRDGFHSHAVVQRRFEFEFGGQHAKALLTYERGGSLHLAVDEGAAQVAGLLQFRALAQGVELEFAGQRTRVAVYAQGEVDHIFTPLGATQITAIDLLAHSGESAAEGGRLTAPMPGKVVSFAVKAGDKVAKGQPLAVMEAMKMEHTIAAPADGVVQELLYAPGDQVTEGAELLKLAAA
- a CDS encoding tripartite tricarboxylate transporter substrate binding protein; protein product: MQHHSTLSFAQRATRRTLLHAACAVPLALGFAGQAVAQTAASSWPSKTIRFVVPYPPGGPTDLMARMLQPELQSRLGVTVIVDNKGGAGGNTGSAEVAKQAPADGHTLLLAASGPMAVNASLYSSMPFNPLTDLAPVVQLSAFPLVLEVHPSLGVKTLAEFLAMAKAGKPVLSYASAGNGTPQHLAGELFNSTLGVKLAHIPYRGAGPALNDLIGGQVNVMFDIVGSSLPHIQAGKLIPLAVTSSERAKVLPNVPTLAEAGVPGYQITGWHGIAVRAGTPQPIVDKLNATVNAIFKEPAFRAKWEAIGTPVVAGSAADFGALIKTDAQRLGKLVRDAGVTVD
- a CDS encoding DUF4126 domain-containing protein, coding for MDTLWLHIVQWLHTVGLHIDGGTASAVGDAAATATARLDMPGLLALAAALGWASGFRLYAVVFLVGMMGVLGWMPLPPGLAVLQSPLVLMVSGALLVVEFFADKVPWVDSVWDALNAFIRVPAGAALAYGVFGADNATMAVVAGLLGGSLSATALATKMTTRAAVNTSPEPFSNWGLSFLEDGLVVAVVWLATQHPVAFGIALVVMVVVSALLLVVLFKFLRAVLRRLSSFFSGSAKVA
- a CDS encoding glyoxylate/hydroxypyruvate reductase A, with product MKITFCCTDAKPEPWLQGLSAALPGADISVWQPGAPQADYAVVWAPPQQFMDEQPALKALFNIGAGVDALLKLRLPPQARVVRLDDAGMAVQMAEYVCHAVIRHFREFNGYEADMAAGRWGYRKPRLRSDFPIGVMGLGVLGERVAKALAQFDFPVNGWSRSPKAIEGVRAFSGTEQFNDFLAASRVLVNLLPLTPDTTDVINKDTLARLQPGAYVINVARGAHLVEEDLLAAIASGHVAGATLDVFRTEPLPKGHAFWNHPQITITPHTSARTLREESIAQIARKIGALQRGEAIAGVVDPVRGY